The Pseudomonas entomophila genome segment GCGAACGTATCCAGGCCCCCTTCCCGCTCGGTCAGCGCCTGCCATGGGCCAAGATCCAGTTCGTCGAGCAGCGCACGATAGGCTTCGTTGTCGCCCTGGCGCGCCAGCAACGCGGCGGTCACTGCATCGCCCATGGCGCCGATGCCGATCTGCAGGGTACCGCCGTCGCGCACCAGGGTGCTGGCGTACAGGCCGATGCAATGGTCCTGGGTGTTCACCGGCATGTTCGGCGTGGAGAACAACCGGCGCCGTTCTGGCTGGTCGATCAACAGGTCGAACTGCTCCAGGCCCAGCTCCGAATCGCCGGGCATGTAGGGCAGTTCGTCGTGGACCTGCCCCAGCACCAGAATGGTTTCGCCCGCAGCCCGGCGCCGCGCGATCATCGGCAGCAGGTCGAGGGTGATGTCGGGGTTGCAGGCCAGGCTCAGGTGGTCAGGACGCTCGGGCGTGGCCGCCACCAACTGGGCAATCAGGTTCAGGCCCTTGGCATTGATGTCGCGAGCGGCATGGCTGTAGTTGCTGCTGATGTAGTCCTGCTGCGCGGTTTCGCTGTGCAGCAGGCTGCCGGGCTGCATGAAGAACTGCTCGACGCGGATGTTCGACGGCAGTTGGTCATTGCGCAGGTCGGCGAGGTAGGTGAGCTCCTCGTAGTCGGCGAACACGCGCTCGACGAAGGGTTCGAGGAAGCACCGCTGCAAGCCGTCGCCAAGGGGCGGGCGGCCGAGGGACAGAGCGGTATAGATCGTCAGATGGCGCTCGGGCAGCTCACGCACCCGTGCATAGAGCGCGTTGACGAAGGCGTTGGGTTTGCCAAGGCCCAGGGGCAGGCCCATGTGGATATGAGCGGGCAGGCGACTCAGGACCTCGTCCACTGCCTGGTCGATGGGACAGCACTGCATCGGGGCCTCCAGGGCGATCTGCGGGTTCAGGGGTTGGACATGAACCTTAGACCATTGGTTGCCTGCACCGGCCCTTTCGCCGGCACGCCGGCTCCTACCTGTGGCAGCCCACAAAACAAAGCCCGCCATGAAAGGCGGGCTTTGCTGGAATCAGGCTTGGCTCACAGGCCGGACATCTTCTTGATTGCACCTTTGAGGTCATCGTCCGAGCAGTCCGCACAGGTGCCTTTCGGTGGCATGGCGTTGATCCCGGTAATGGCCTTGGCCAGGATGCCGTCGAGGCCGCCCTGGTGGTCGGCGCGCTCTTTCCAGGCCGCGGTGTCGCCGATCTTCGGCGCACCCAGCAGGCCGCTGCCATGACATGCATTGCAGTGCTTGGCGATGATGTCATCCGGTGTCTTGGCACCACCGCCGCCGGCTGTGGCGGCCACTTCCATGCCCTTGCACTCCTGGCCCTGGACGCACACCTGGCCTACCGGTGCCAGGCGCTTGGCGATTTCATCGTTGGTCGTAGCGTTTGCATTGATTGCCCAAAGGGCGAAAACGGCTGCTGGTATGGCCAGCATCTTCTTGATTTGGTTCACGCGAACACCCTCATGGTGGCTAATCACGCCCGCGGCCACGGAATTGCGAGCGTTGAAAAGTATAGCGGCACTCCTGAAAGCGTGGAACGACCACACTCGGGGAAAGGGTATTGGCGAATCAATGCACTGCGCTGGATCAAAAGTTCGACGGGGTCGCCGCGCTGATCAGCCGTGCCGGTTCTTCGAACGGGTTGCGGAAACGGTGCGGGCGGGTGCTCTCGAAGTAGTAGCTGTCGCCGGCCTCGAGAATGAATGTCTCGGTACCGACCACCAGTTCCAGGCGGCCTTCGAGCAGGATGCCGGTTTCCTCACCGTCGTGGGTGAGCATCTCCTCGCCGGTGTCGGCGCCGGGCGGATACACCTCGTTGAGGAAGGCGATGGCCCGGTTGGGGTGCGACTTGCCCACCAGCTTCATGGTCACGGCGCCGTCGGAGATGTCGATCAGCTCATGGGCCTTGTAGACGATCTGGGTCGGGCTCTCGGGTGCCAGCTCGACCGAGAAGAACTCGACCATGGACATGGGGATGCCGCTGAGCACCTTGCGCAGGGAGCTGATCGACGGGCTCACGCTGTTCTTCTCGATCATCGAGATGGTGCTGTTGGTCACGCCCGCGCGCTTGGCGAGTTCGCGCTGGGACAAGCCCTTGAGCTTGCGGATGGCTTGCAGTCGTTCACCGACGTCCAAAGCGTGCGCCTCCAGAAACGGTCGAGGTGGGGGAAGTGTGAACGATATGATGGCAATGCCGTTCAGTATTTACAACACACCGCCCCGCAGCCTGTCCGCTTCGGCGCCTTATTCGCCGATATAGTCCAGTGGCACGCGCTTGAGATTGCAGAAGATCTGGTAGGGAATGGTGCCGGCCTGCATCGCCACGTCGCTGGCCAGTACCTGCTTGCCCCACAGCTCGACCGGGCTGCCGACGGTGGCCTCGGGCACTTCGGTGAGATCGACGCAGAGCATGTCCATCGACACCCGGCCGATCAACTGGGTGCGCTTGCCAGCCACCACCACTGGCGTACCGGTGGGTGCCTGGCGCGGATAGCCATCGGCATAGCCCATGGCGACCACGCCGACCCGGGTCGGGCGCGGGCTGATGAACTTGGCGCCGTAACCCACCGGCTCGCCGGCTGGCAGTTCACGCACGCTGATGATGCGCGATTGCAGGGTCATCACCGGCTGCAGACGGGCCGCCTCGGCCTGCTCCACCTCGAAGGGCGTGGCGCCGTACAGCATGATGCCCGGGCGCACCCAGTCGCTCTTGATGTTCGGCCAACCCAGCACCGCCGGTGAGTTGCGCAAGCTGCACTCGGCGCTCAGGCCCTGGCGGGCCGCCTCGAACACCGCCACCTGTTGCTCGGTGGCGGCGGCGTCGAGTTCATCGGCGCGGGCGAAGTGGCTCATCAGCACGATGCGCGACACCTTGCCGCTGGCCAGCAGGCGCTGGTAGGCGTCCTGGTAGTCCTTCGGGTGCACGCCGACCCGGTGCATGCCAGTGTCCATCTTCAGCCAGATGGTCAGCGGCTTACGCAGCGGGGTTTTCTCGATGGCGTCCAGCTGCCACAGCGAATGCACCACGCACCACAGGTCGTGCTCGGCGATCAGCGCCAGCTCGCTGGCCTCGAAGAAGCCCTCGAGCAACAGCACTGGCGCCTTGATGCCCGCCGCGCGCAGCTCCAGCGCCTCCTCGATGCAGGCCACGGCGAAGCCATCGGCGTCGGCCTCCAGGGCCAGGGCGCAACGCACCGCGCCATGGCCATAGGCGTCGGCCTTGACCACGGCGAGGGCCTTGGCGCCGGTCAGTTCACGGGCCAGGCGGTAGTTGTGACGGAGGGCTTGGAGATCGATCAGGGCACGGGCGGGACGCATGGCGGCAGCCTTCTGGCAGTTCTGGTTATCGGTAAAGCCCCGGTGCGGCAGATGGGGGGTAGGTACCCACCGCGCCGGGGTGAGGGAACAGTGTTGGTTGCTTCGCGGCTGTAGGAGCGGCTTCAGCCGCGAAGAGGCCGTTACAGGCGCCTTATTGCTGATGAACCGGCGCGCTCTGCCCGTGCTTGGCAATCTCGCGGCTGTTGCCATAACGCGAGATGTCCAGGCCTTCGGCGCTGATCTGCGGCTTCTTGCGCGCAATCAGGTCCGCCAGCAGGCGACCGGAACCGCAGGCCATGGTCCAACCCAGGGTGCCGTGACCGGTGTTGAGGAACAGGTTACGGAACGCGGTAGCACCGACGATCGGGGTACCGTCCGGGGTGGCCGGGCGCAGGCCGGTCCAGAAGCTGGCTTGGCTCAGGTCGCCGCCGCGAGGATAAAGGTCGTTGACGATCATCTCCAGCGTTTCGCGCCGACGCGGGTTCAGCGACAGGTCAAAACCGGCGATTTCGGCCATGCCGCCAACACGGATGCGGTTGTCGAAACGGGTGATGGCGACTTTGTAGGTTTCGTCCAGGATGGTCGAGGTCGGCGCCATGTCACCGTTGGTGATCGGCACGGTCAGCGAGTAACCCTTGAGCGGGTACACCGGGGCCTTGATGCCCAGCGGCTTGAGCATTTGCGGCGAGTAGCTGCCCAGGGCCAGCACGTAGCGGTCGGCGGTTTCCAGCTTGCCGTCGATCCACACGCCGTTGATGCGGTCGCCGGCGAAGTCCAGGCGCTGGATGTCCTGGCCGAAGCGGAACTCGACGCCCAGCTTGATGGCCATGTCGGCGAGCTTGGTGGTGAACAGCTGGCAATCGCCGGTCTGATCGTTGGGCAGGCGCAAGGCACCGGCGAGGATACCTTTCACGCTGTCCAGGGCCGGTTCAACGCGGGCGATGCCGTCGCGGTCAAGCAACTCGTAAGGTACGCCGGACTGCTCCAGCACGGCGATATCCTTGGCTGCGGCATCCAGCTGCGCCTGGGTGCGGAACAGCTGGGTAGTACCCAGGCTACGGCTTTCGTAGGCGATGCCGGTTTCGGCGCGCAGTTCGTCGAGGCAGTCGCGGCTGTACTCGGACAGGCGCACCATGCGTTCCTTGTTCACCGCGTAGCGGCTGGCGGTGCAGTTGCGCAGCATCTGCGCCATCCACAGGTACTGGTCGACGTCGCCGGTCAGCTTGATGGCGAGGGGCGCATGGCGCTCGAGCAGCCACTTGATGGCCTTGAGCGGCACGCCTGGGGCGGCCCAGGGCGAGGCATAGCCAGGCGAGATCTGGCCTGCGTTGGCGAAGCTGGTTTCCATGGCCACCGCCGGTTGACGATCGACCACCGTGACCTCGAAACCTTGCCGGGCCAGATAGTAGGCACTGGCGGTACCAATCACACCGCTACCAAGTACCAGAACTCGCATTGTTTATCCCTCGCACGCGGCTTGCCGCAGACTTTTGTTGATATGGCATGGATGCGCGCAGTATAAGAATCTCCGACCAGTGCTATTCACTATATAAGCGCCTATATTTGGCGAGAATTCTCGGCAATATCGCCTTTGACGGAGGGGCATCCCCTATGAGAACCCAGCACCAGAGCAAACGTGAACTGGATAAGATCGACCGCAACATCCTGCGGATCCTGCAGAATGACGGCCGGATCTCCTTCACTGAACTGGGCGAGAAGGTCGGGCTGTCCACCACCCCCTGCACCGAGCGCGTACGCCGCCTGGAACGCGAGGGGATCATCATGGGCTACAACGCCCGCCTCAACCCGCAGCACCTCAAGGGCAGCCTGCTGGTGTTCGTCGAGATCAGCCTGGACTACAAGTCCGGCGACACGTTCGAGGAGTTCCGCCGCGCGGTGCTCAAGCTGCCCCATGTGCTGGAGTGCCACCTGGTGTCGGGCGACTTCGACTACCTGGTGAAGGCGCGGATCTCGGAGATGGCGTCGTACCGCAAGCTGCTCGGCGACATCCTGCTCAAGCTGCCGCATGTGCGCGAGTCGAAGAGCTACATCGTGATGGAAGAAGTCAAAGAGAGTCTGTGCCTGCCGATTCCGGACTGAAGCGTCAGACCAGCACCTGACGGGTCGTGGCGATGAACTGATGGACCAGTTGCTCGGCCTCGGGCTCGATCGGCTGCGCCGGGCCGCGACCGCGAGGGCAGGCCAGGCGCGGGGTGGTGCCGAACAGGCGGCAGATCATCGGGCGTTCTTCATAGACCGTGCAGCCGTTCGGGCCCAGGTGCACGCAGTCCAGGCGCTCCAGGGCGGCCTCCTGCTCGGCCTGGGTCTTGCGCGGCAGGCGGGCCATCTCCTCTGTGGACGTAGTGACCGGGCCACAGCAGTCATGGCAGCCGGGCTCGCACTCGAACGAAGGAATGAGTTCACGCAGGAAGTGGATCTTGTGGCGGTTGCAGGACATGGCGGTGCGTCTTGAAGAGGTGGGGTGGATTATAGGCCCATTCGCCGGCAAGCCGGCTCCTCCAGGGCCGTGCGCAGCTCGGTTCCTTGTATTCGCCGGCTTGCCGGCGAACAGGCCATTTGCCTATCCTCCCCCATTCGCCTCAACCCAGGAATCAACCATGGTCCACTGCGCGCAGCACGCCGCCTCCTACTACGCCGCCAGCAGCGCGCCACACCCCGACCACGCCTTCCTGCAAGGCGAGCACAGCGCCGACGTGTGCATCGTCGGCGGCGGCTACTCGGGCCTGAACACCGCTATCGAACTGGCCGAGCGCGGCCTGTCGGTCATCCTCCTCGAAGCCCGCAAGCTTGGTTGGGGCGCCAGCGGGCGCAACGGTGGGCAACTGATCCGCGGTGTCGGCCATGGCCTGGAGCAGTTCCTCCCGGTGATCGGCGAGGATGGTGTGCGCAGCCTCAAGCTGATGGGCCTGGAAGCGGTGGAAATCGTCCGCGACCGCGTCGAGCGCCACGGCATCGACTGCGACCTGACCTGGGGTTATTGCGACCTGGCCAACAAGCCCGGCGAGCTGGAAGGCTTCGCCGAGGAAGCCGAGACCCTGCGCAACCTGGGCTACCGCCACGAACTGCGCCTGGTGCAGCCCGGCGACATGCATTCGGTGGTGGGTTCAGACCGCTATGTCGGCGGCCTGGTCGACATGGGCTCGGGCCACCTGCACCCGCTCAACCTGGCGCTGGGCGAAGCCGCCGTGGCCAGCCGCCTGGGCGTGCGCCTGTTCGAGCAGTCGGAAGTCACCCGCATCGAGTACGGCCCGGAAGTGAAGGTGCACACCGCGCAAGGCCGGGTGCGCGCCAAGGCCCTGGTGCTGTGCTGCAACGCCTACCACAACGACCTCAACCGCGAGCTGGGCGGCAAGGTGCTGCCCGCCGGCAGCTATATCATTGCCACCGAGCCGCTGGGCGAGGAGCGCGCGCGCCAGCTGCTGCCGCAGAACATGGCGGTGTGCGACCAGCGCGTGGCCCTGGATTACTACCGCCTGTCCGCCGACCACCGCCTGTTGTTCGGCGGTGCCTGCCACTATTCCGGGCGCGACCCGAAGGACATCGCCGCCTACATGCGGCCGAAGATGCTCAAGGTGTTCCCGCAACTGGCCGACGTGCGCATCGACTACCAGTGGGGCGGCATGATCGGCATCGGCGCCAACCGCCTGCCGCAGATCGGCCGCCTCACCGGCCAGCCCAACGTCTATTACGCCCAGGCCTACGCCGGCCATGGCGTCAACGCCACCCACCTGGCCG includes the following:
- a CDS encoding c-type cytochrome; its protein translation is MLAIPAAVFALWAINANATTNDEIAKRLAPVGQVCVQGQECKGMEVAATAGGGGAKTPDDIIAKHCNACHGSGLLGAPKIGDTAAWKERADHQGGLDGILAKAITGINAMPPKGTCADCSDDDLKGAIKKMSGL
- a CDS encoding cupin domain-containing protein; the protein is MDVGERLQAIRKLKGLSQRELAKRAGVTNSTISMIEKNSVSPSISSLRKVLSGIPMSMVEFFSVELAPESPTQIVYKAHELIDISDGAVTMKLVGKSHPNRAIAFLNEVYPPGADTGEEMLTHDGEETGILLEGRLELVVGTETFILEAGDSYYFESTRPHRFRNPFEEPARLISAATPSNF
- the alr gene encoding alanine racemase; the encoded protein is MRPARALIDLQALRHNYRLARELTGAKALAVVKADAYGHGAVRCALALEADADGFAVACIEEALELRAAGIKAPVLLLEGFFEASELALIAEHDLWCVVHSLWQLDAIEKTPLRKPLTIWLKMDTGMHRVGVHPKDYQDAYQRLLASGKVSRIVLMSHFARADELDAAATEQQVAVFEAARQGLSAECSLRNSPAVLGWPNIKSDWVRPGIMLYGATPFEVEQAEAARLQPVMTLQSRIISVRELPAGEPVGYGAKFISPRPTRVGVVAMGYADGYPRQAPTGTPVVVAGKRTQLIGRVSMDMLCVDLTEVPEATVGSPVELWGKQVLASDVAMQAGTIPYQIFCNLKRVPLDYIGE
- the dadA gene encoding D-amino acid dehydrogenase, whose protein sequence is MRVLVLGSGVIGTASAYYLARQGFEVTVVDRQPAVAMETSFANAGQISPGYASPWAAPGVPLKAIKWLLERHAPLAIKLTGDVDQYLWMAQMLRNCTASRYAVNKERMVRLSEYSRDCLDELRAETGIAYESRSLGTTQLFRTQAQLDAAAKDIAVLEQSGVPYELLDRDGIARVEPALDSVKGILAGALRLPNDQTGDCQLFTTKLADMAIKLGVEFRFGQDIQRLDFAGDRINGVWIDGKLETADRYVLALGSYSPQMLKPLGIKAPVYPLKGYSLTVPITNGDMAPTSTILDETYKVAITRFDNRIRVGGMAEIAGFDLSLNPRRRETLEMIVNDLYPRGGDLSQASFWTGLRPATPDGTPIVGATAFRNLFLNTGHGTLGWTMACGSGRLLADLIARKKPQISAEGLDISRYGNSREIAKHGQSAPVHQQ
- the dadR gene encoding transcriptional regulator DadR, producing the protein MRTQHQSKRELDKIDRNILRILQNDGRISFTELGEKVGLSTTPCTERVRRLEREGIIMGYNARLNPQHLKGSLLVFVEISLDYKSGDTFEEFRRAVLKLPHVLECHLVSGDFDYLVKARISEMASYRKLLGDILLKLPHVRESKSYIVMEEVKESLCLPIPD
- a CDS encoding YkgJ family cysteine cluster protein; translated protein: MSCNRHKIHFLRELIPSFECEPGCHDCCGPVTTSTEEMARLPRKTQAEQEAALERLDCVHLGPNGCTVYEERPMICRLFGTTPRLACPRGRGPAQPIEPEAEQLVHQFIATTRQVLV
- a CDS encoding NAD(P)/FAD-dependent oxidoreductase — protein: MVHCAQHAASYYAASSAPHPDHAFLQGEHSADVCIVGGGYSGLNTAIELAERGLSVILLEARKLGWGASGRNGGQLIRGVGHGLEQFLPVIGEDGVRSLKLMGLEAVEIVRDRVERHGIDCDLTWGYCDLANKPGELEGFAEEAETLRNLGYRHELRLVQPGDMHSVVGSDRYVGGLVDMGSGHLHPLNLALGEAAVASRLGVRLFEQSEVTRIEYGPEVKVHTAQGRVRAKALVLCCNAYHNDLNRELGGKVLPAGSYIIATEPLGEERARQLLPQNMAVCDQRVALDYYRLSADHRLLFGGACHYSGRDPKDIAAYMRPKMLKVFPQLADVRIDYQWGGMIGIGANRLPQIGRLTGQPNVYYAQAYAGHGVNATHLAGRLLGEAICGQQSGRFDLFAKVPHTTFPGGKLLRSPLLALGMLWYRLKELA